The following DNA comes from Caretta caretta isolate rCarCar2 chromosome 25, rCarCar1.hap1, whole genome shotgun sequence.
ACACACCCCCGGCCTTGCACTGAGCCCCCCACCTTCCCTTTCGTATACACACGTccacacccctccacccctaTTCTCACAAGTACGCAGGCCtgcacacccctccatccattcACACAGACACACTGCACCTTTGCCTCCCTGTCGGGCAATGCATGAAATGTGTACATGTGCAAGCTATGTGCGTGGCATGTACATCTCCACTGCATACGTAGCATAATGTGTACAGGGGCAGGGTACATGTGTAATGCATGTCACATATTATTGTATATGGGCAGAGCATCTGTACGGGATTTGTTTATGCAGGTAATGTGTAGCATGTATATATGCAAAGCATGTACCCATGCACACGTATACATGCTGCAAATACACCCAACCCCTCTTTGCCCAAGGCtgagtcctctctctctctctccttggaaGGTGGGTCAGCGATTTGCTGGCTGACATGAGGAAGTCATCCGGGCCTGGTCGTCACCAAGGACGTGGCTCACGCAGCTAGGACACGGCCGGAGTTTCCTAAGAGGAAGGGAAAAGCAGcagtttggaaaaaaacaaagccaGCGACACTGGGGAGCGGGGAAGAATTGCAGTTTTACCACTTTAATCCCTTCAGTTCCTCTTTCttcatgttttttcccccccctgcCACTCAGCGAAAGCAGCCAGGAACTAGGGCCAGGCTCTCTGCTCCCCTTAGCCCGCAGGGCCTGTTCTTCACAGACCCCAAAGGCACCGGGAGCTGATGAAGGACCCCTGGGAGGGCGCTGAGGTGAAAGAGCCCGGGATGATCTAAACAGCGGGGTTGGTACCTGAAGATCAGGAACCACATTTCGACTAAACACACAACACAGCTGCTAATTAGGAGGAAATAAATCAGGAGTCAGCGCTGGTCAAAGACCGACCATTTGTTCCAGCCCCGTGGAGGTTTTGCTTAGATCCCTTGCGCCTGGCTCTAGGGAAGCAGCTAGTCccaagggagaggggaaaataaatCACACAACAAATCTGGACTTTTCCCTGCAGGGAAATCCGTCCCCAACTTTCATCTCCTTGACAGCGTGAAAGGACGGCTGTGGCTGCGGCTAATGCAGCTAGGGACAAGCTGAGGTGCTTTTGTTCTTTGCTCTTCCTCAGAAAAGGCAGGCCTGATCTCACGGGCCGTGCAGCTCGTGATCAAAGCGCTGGCCTGTTTTTCAAGGTGGAGATCAGAGAACATAGCAAGGGGACAAAAATCCCAATTCCACAGCCAGCGCCTGACGGTAACCATGCTTTTCCTTTCgtgcagcacctttcatcccaggaTCTCCCAGCACAAGTTGCTGGGCTGgtagagaaggggaggggaattCCCTCCCCTCTAAGGACTATTGGGTgcagttctctggcttgtgtcaTGCAGAAAGTCAGACGATGAGCATAAATTATAGGGCCCGAACGGACTGTTAAATCTCATCCCACGGATTTTTCTTGGCTGACCACATGATGCACCAAGAACACTATCCACCCCGCGTCACACAGCGAGTCCCAACTCCTCCTCTGCGCTACCAGACTGCATGCGTTCCTACGCTCACAGCACCTCTTGTGACTCAGTTGTGCTAGGCCCTTGGGAAAGGTCTACCTGAACCTCCGGCTTTCCTCGTCCCTCCTTAGTTTTGCTCATGGTGGTGAGACACTTCCCAGATCCCTGTGACAAATGGCAGTTGTGGGTCTCCTGGATTTTGTCCAGGCAGTTCTTGTGCTGGAACATGACGCCTGATGTTAGCAGACCAGATATTCGAAAGGACCAGCAGCAACTCGGTGTTTGTTTGGTCTCGTAATCCTGGTTATTCTCATTGTTTGATTCAATTGGACATCAACTAGCTTGGTGGGGgaagagcttaactaccctggaGCACAGCAGAGAGCTAACACTGAGCTGAACAGTGTGTGCGCATTTGCCCCCCCCCAGGTTGAGCTGGGAAGCTTATTTGGGGGTCATTTTTGCTCATAATCTTCTCAGCTATGTGGGTGAGGCATTCTTTGGAGGTAAGCATACAAGCTAGGAGTTACTCCTCGATATACGGCTAGTGGGTCCCATGCCCGTTGTTTTCCACTCAAGACGACGTGGAGCTCTTGCGAAGCATTGGTGTGACACAGATGGAAGTATGACCACACAGTCTTTGACACCCGGGTCTGTAGACTCCACTTCTTGCAAGAGTCCGATGCTACCACGCCTTAGTTCAGGTTGTCCCCAATCTTTTGGAAGTCTGTCTCTTGAACCGAGGCAGATGTCATCTGCATACCTGAatggccttgggggggggggcagatcatTTATCAATATGTTGGGGGCAAGAGCAGATCCCTGGAAGAGTCCATTCTTCTGGATCCTCCGTGTGCTCAGTTTACTGCCTAACATCACCTGGAATGGTCTGTTTCAAAGCATCCTGTCGGGCTTAAGGGGCATCTCGTCCCATCCCCGGCTCTCGAGGGCAACTGGAATTTGTCTCCTTGGTTGCGAGcattttacagaaagaaaaaacacTGATACAAACGGTGTTTTATTGAAGCAATAAACATTCCTGTTGAGCTCTGGTCAATCTCAGCAGATAACTCCAGGACGGAGCAAAGCTGCTCCTGGCACCTGAGAACCAGGCCAACCCCTAGTCCCCACTGGAAGCCAGGAAAGAGTGGCAAGGTTGGGAGAAACTTCTACCTGACCAGCCAACCCTTAACAGTTTGTACTGAGGACAGTCCGATCTCTTtctagcctgttctcacttcTTTAGGAGTCAAACTGGACTGTAGTCGAACACACTGTTCCCATGcagaatgcaaaggaaagatcAGCTCCCACACGGCCATTGATTCAGAAGCTAGCAGGAACCTTCTGCAGACCTTGGTCCTGGCGCTGATGTTCGCTCCAGCAgaatatggtggagcagtttagAGCAGAAGGCAGCATCCGCATCTGGTTGATGTGGAACTGAACGCAGTGACACATACCATTTGCAGTTGCCTTCGCCACGCATTAATATTTAATTTGTATCTACTGGCACACAGAGCTCCCCCAAAACTTAGACAAGGCGCCATCCTTTTGTAGCAGCCATTCACATTCATGCCCCGTGCCAATCCCAGATGGATCATGGCATATCAGGGCTGACACCTGTGTCCTCGGAGAGTGGCAGCAACTCTGGGATCGAGAGACCGGCATGCTGATGAATTTCAGAAGTCCTAATTTACCTGCTTGCAACTTGGGATGCAGATCCTAGACTAGGCTCCACAGGCTGCTGACTGCATGGGCCAGAGCAGCTACCACAATACAGAAAGGTGACTTAGTCCAATCTTCCCCGTGGGAGGGTGGGGCAGTGAGGCAGAGAGTTCCACATGTGGGGCAGGAGTGCACGTTTagaagattgggggggggggactgcaACACCTTGGTGCCCTCGATGATGCAGCCATTAGAGGGCCAAACAGTCAACTTGTGGCACGTACAAAAGAAGAAATCaccaccactctgtgcctcagtttccccatttgtacaaGAGGGATAATGATGCAGACctcctctgtaaagcactttgagatctactgacaaaAGAGCTCCATCTAACCACTAGGTATTAGCAACATAAAAACAAATCACTCTAAGGACTTTGTCTgcattcaggagagctggcagcagTCTGAGTAGCTGGCTCCTAAACACAGACAAGGGCAGGAACTGTTTGCACTGATTAGCTCAGTCAACATCCACACATGCTTGTTATCAGGACAGACACCAATTAGTCTGGTGAGCTACATTAGTTTtctttcagaggagcagccatgttagtctgtattcgcagcaagaaaaggaggacttgtggcaccttagagactaaccaatttatttgagcataagctttcgtgagctacagctcacttcatcggatacatcagTTTTCTTCTTTGTGCATTCCAGGGCATTTGGTGTTGTCTGAGCTCCTGGGGATAGAGGCTTTGGGACAGATCTGCAGGTGGCATAAAGTCACTGTAGatctattgaggtcaatggagtttTTCTgcttcacaccagctgaggatcatcTCTTGAGCTGAATCGaagtgaaaagtcaaaatttcctaATTTATCACACAATGAAAATTCCTCGATTTCATTTCCAAAACATCGAAACGACACGATACGGAGATATTTTGACTTTAGTTCATTTTGTGCTATATTAAAAGTCTAAATGTTTTGACTTTGGTCTGTATTCTAAATTATACTGTAAAAGTTGAAACAATAAAGTCAAAACAAATCGCTTTGATAATTTCCTGTCCAGTGTCGGCAACATCGATACGTTTTGCCAGTTCCGTGAAGTCCGCATTTTCTGACGGAAAACGGGCATTGGAAAATTTGCAAGCAGTTCTACTGAACACGCAGTCAGCACTCTACAGATAAGGCCGGGCAACCCAAGGAAACTGGATTTCTCTCCCTTAGTGCATATGGCGCAGCTCTGTGCTATGGGCTGGATCAGCTTGGAAGGATGAAGGCCCCAGAGCGGAGCTCTGCAAACCCAGTCTCCCTCTCCAGCTCTGTATCAAAgggtctttttgttttgtattgtggCAGGAAGGAGAAACCTCTCCAGGCTTGGAGGAACTGAAAGATCTCTCTACTGTGTGCTTTGGGCAGGGGACTCTCCTTTTTACACCTAGTGCAGTGTGGCCCCAGGCTATCACAAGACAAATAATGAATACTACTAAACAACATATCACACAAGCATCTTGTCGAGCTCTGAAGCAGTCTAGGGCTTACCTTGGACTTATTTCTGATCTTACACTGCTGAAAATTGGGAGTCACTCCATTGATCTCCACGGACTGACTCCAGATTTTCACTAGAAGAACCAAGATCAGCGTTTGGCCTAAGAGCTCCTCGGTGAAATTGCATCATCTGTCCCCATTGCATTCAGCCCAAAAATCCCAGCGTGGCCGAAGCCTTGGCTTAGATTGAAGCTATTTGGAACACGGGCTCTCTTCACAGTGTGTACGGACGCCTAGCGGAGTGGTGCGCTGATCTCTGATTGGGAGCTCTTGGTGCTCCTACAACGCAACCAATAATTGGGAGGCCGTGTTGCCCAGTGCCCAGCAcactggactggaagtcaggagacctgggttctagtctcaccactgacctgctgtgtgaccctgcCAGTCACTGCCGCGcgcagtgcctcagtttcacctcccacctgttgtctctttAGATGGTAAGCGCTTTGGCCATGCACTGCTGGTTATCCCGCCATCCCTCCTTAAAGCTCTCCTCGGCCAGGGGATTTCAATGCAGCAATTTGTAACTCAGTCACTCACTGGTTCACTTTCCAGCCTCCAGTCGCTCCCCTGTCCAGTGATACATTAACGCTCTCAAGGGgcaaggaaatatcttttatcggaccagcttctgttggggagagacacAAGCTTCACTGCATAATGCAATGCCTTGTTAGTCACGTGACAGCAGCTGTCTGGCTCTCAGCTTTCGGGCTGCTGGGGATGGTTTGAGTCTTTAACGATGGGAGGCATTCAATTAACTCAAGCCTCCTGGGGACCATTACTGGGAAATCAGAGGTCAGGCAAGCTGGGCTAACACCTGCATTGTACATGCGGGCAGGGTGCGAAGGGAGCAGTAGGAAGATGTTTTGCTACCGGCAGCCTCATTGACAAAGGTCCAGCTAGAACCCTCCACACAAGGGTGCCCTCGACAAATTCCAGCCTAGCCGCCTGCACGTTGCCTCCCTTGAAAAGTTTGAATTGGATGAAAGGCTTCTTAGGTATTGAGTGGTATTGCTGTAATAAGCTGCTAAACAGCTgccaccttccaccccagaggtggctgcatttcagtagcaggCAATGCGATGGCTTCCATCAGCACTCGTACAAAACAGTGCTTTGCTGGCTAACAAAATGAAGCGCCTTGGCCCTGCGCCATGGCAGCCCAGCTGTTCTCCATGCCCGCTTGCGGCACGGGTACACTCTCCCGATTCAGTGCCCTGAAttctctgtccccccccccaggcaTCCTGGAGATCCGGTCGGTGCGAGTGGGTGTCGTAGCCATCAAATCCGTGCACACGGGCTTCTACCTGGCCATGAACAAGAAGGGGAAAGTATACGGGTCGGTAGGTAGCAAgctgtttcccctcctcctcGGCCCTCCTTACATGATGCTCTGTGGGGAGTGCGGCTCGTGGCTTCGTTCTGGACCAGGGATCAGACTGGTCGGCTGGAGAATTTGGGATAGAAGCTAGCAGGACCCTGCTCGGCCCAGCCTGGCATTCAGGATATTGTGCCTGATGCTGCCAAGAGAGGGGTTGGGTAGCTGCTTAGAGACAGGCAGCCTGCTGGAAGGAAGCCCTCACTGCTGGGGGGCCCGTAGCACATTGCTAGGAGAAGAATCCAGGAGTCTTGCCTCCTGGCCGCTTACTCggttagaccccactcccttcctggaGCACGAGCTCCCTGACTCCTAGTCCCCTCCTATAACCTCTGAACTTCATTCCCGGTCAGGAGCTAGAGCTATAACCCCAGACTCCTGAGGTTCCTTGCTCCAGCCCCCCCGTCAGAGGGCACCCCCCCAGCCGCACCGTACTCACGGTCCTGTTTGTCTCCCCAGAAGGAGTATAACCCCAACTGCAAGTTCAAAGAGCGCATCGAGGAGAACGGCTACAACACCTACGCCTCACTACACTGGCGCCATGGGGACCACCACATGTTCCTGGCCCTCAACGGCCAGGGCAAGCCCAGGCAGGGGGGCAAGACGCAGCGTCAACACCTCTCCACTCACTTCCTGCCCATGCTCGTCTCCTGAGACGCCCGCGGCCGCCCTGGACCGAGTCGGGCTGGggtttgtatgttttttttaaaaggacttttttgtgctatttattattttttgtaacgAAAAAGGAGATGggctctccccctgccctccagcatggGGAGCAGCAAAGGATTTAAAACCACTGCTTTGGACCTGCTCTCCAGCGAGCAGTGCCAAACCAGAGCCGGGACGCTGGCTCCCCATTGAATAGAACTGGCTCCCCGTGGACCAGGAAGTGGAATCATCCTGCTGTGTCACCCTGAGCGCTGGCAGCTCCCCCGTCCCCCCGCAGCAGGCCCCAAGATCTCTGGGCATAATGCTCCAACTATTGTTCCCTCAAAAGGAGGACCACGGATGGCGTGAGGCTGAGCTACCCAAGTGGGAACAGCCAGACActttggggttgtttttgttaAACTATGTATCAATGCACGTGTATACAGTGTATGTCTATAAGCGTCCAGGCAAATTAAAGCACTCTTCCGTATTTTTACAGTAGCCACAGGGCTGTGTCATTGCTGGAGGGCGAGCGGTAAAATCTCTGTAGTTTTGCTCTTCGGGGTTCTCTGTGCTGCATCCGCTTGGCTTTccaaaagctgaaatcactggtcTACAACTTGTGCCTTTGCGAGACAGAGTGGACGGCGGCCAGCTCTGGAACATGGCAGCTAGGGGGGCCCATTCTTGAAAG
Coding sequences within:
- the FGF22 gene encoding fibroblast growth factor 22; amino-acid sequence: MGRRGLARPCSLWLCLALSLLAGSAHGDPSGSNRSGATSRRPRSYNHLEGDVRWRRLYGATHFFLCIDSSGKVQGTRWKESPNSILEIRSVRVGVVAIKSVHTGFYLAMNKKGKVYGSKEYNPNCKFKERIEENGYNTYASLHWRHGDHHMFLALNGQGKPRQGGKTQRQHLSTHFLPMLVS